One Primulina tabacum isolate GXHZ01 chromosome 10, ASM2559414v2, whole genome shotgun sequence DNA segment encodes these proteins:
- the LOC142505488 gene encoding LOW QUALITY PROTEIN: zinc finger CCCH domain-containing protein 64 (The sequence of the model RefSeq protein was modified relative to this genomic sequence to represent the inferred CDS: deleted 1 base in 1 codon) — MAAAPRILLSGDVLGRIGQLFKRVSSVNKSAGPFDALFCVGQFFPESPDQLEEFNDYLEGRSQIPIPTYFIGDYGVGSAKILSAAAKNSANLGFKMDGLKVCENLYWLRGSGKFTLHGLSVVYLSGRQSASVQQFGAYSQDDVDSLRAFSEEHGIVDLFFTNEWPKGVINRAAASEVTSGILDSSTGDSTLSDLVSEIKPRYHIAGTVGVYYDREPYVNVGAVHVTRFLALGSVGNKNKQKFLHALSPMPASMMSAAEICTKPPKTTLSPYSFSENASSADQGVKRSGDSSSDTQYWRYDDSLKRPKHGDGDGEKLCFKFVSSGLCPRGEKCHFRHDAEAREQSVRGVCFYFLNKGKCERGPDCNFKHSLLEDGEGFSGRRSESGTGSSNRSKECWFCLSSPSVESHLIASIGEDYYCALAKGPLVQDHVLIIPIEHVPSTLTLPPEAEARISRFQSSLKAYFKSQGKVGVFFEWISKRGTHTNLQAVPVPSSRATSVKDIFNLAAKKLGFKFTTVENDNSSEGRKLLQMHLDKNQSLFYVEAPGGTFMSHVIEENEKFPAQFGREVLAGLLNIADKADWRNCQLTKDEETKMADDFKCRFEEYDPNN; from the exons ATGGCCGCCGCTCCTAGAATCCTTCTCTCCGGAGATGTCCTCGGCCGCATCGGCCAGCTTTTCAAGCGTGTTTCCTCT GTGAACAAATCGGCAGGTCCGTTCGATGCGTTGTTTTGCGTTGGTCAGTTTTTCCCTGAATCCCCAGACCAGCTCGAGGAGTTCAACGACTACCTCGAAGGACGCTCTCAAATCCCTATTCCGACTTACTTCATCGGCGATTATGGTGTTGGTTCTGCAAAGATTTTGTCTGCTGCTGCAAAAAATTCGGCAAACCTAGGGTTTAAGATGGATGGCTTGAAAGTCTGCGAGAATTTGTATTGGTTGAGAGGCAGTGGAAAGTTCACGCTACACG GTCTTTCTGTGGTGTACTTATCTGGTAGGCAGTCTGCAAGTGTTCAACAATTTGGGGCTTACAGTCAAGATGATGTTGATTCACTGAGGGCATTCTCCGAGGAGCATGGAATTGTGGATCTTTTCTTTAC TAATGAATGGCCCAAAGGGGTCATAAATAGAGCTGCTGCATCTGAAGTTACTTCTGGAATATTGGATTCATCTACTGGTGACTCCACCTTATCAGATTTAGTATCAGAGATCAAACCACG CTACCATATTGCAGGGACAGTTGGTGTCTACTATGATCGGGAACCTTATGTTAATGTTGGTGCTGTCCATGTGACTCGTTTTTTAGCCCTTGGGTCAGTtggaaataaaaacaaacag AAGTTCCTTCATGCGCTTTCACCTATGCCAGCATCTATGATGTCTGCTGCTGAGATTTGCACAAAGCCGCCAAAAACTACTCTGTCTCCTTattcattttcagaaaatgccaGCTCTGCTGATCAAGGAGTAAAAAGATCTGGAGACAGTAGTTCTGATACACAATATTGGCGGTATGATGACTCTCTTAAAAGACCGAAACATGGAGATGGTGATGGTGAGAAGTTGTGTTTTAAATTTGTATCCTCTGGGTTGTGTCCAAGAGGAGAGAAGTGCCACTTTCGTCATGACGCAGAGGCAAGAGAACAATCTGTCAGGggtgtgtgtttttattttttaaacaaggGAAAATGCGAAAGAGGTCCAGATTGCAACTTTAAGCACAGTTTACTAGAAGATGGAGAAGGATTTTCTGGAAGGAGATCTGAATCTGGCACTGGAAGCTCAAACAG GTCCAAAGAATGCTGGTTTTGTTTGTCAAGCCCCAGTGTGGAGTCTCATCTAATCGCCTCGATAGGAGAAGACTATTATTGTGCACTCGCCAAAGGACCATTAGTCCAAGATCATGTGCTCATAATACCTATTGAACATGTGCCGAGCACACTTACTTTACCCCCAGAA GCTGAAGCACGCATATCTAGATTCCAGAGCAGCCTTAAAGCTTACTTTAAGAGCCAAGGGAAAGTAGGAGTTTTTTTTGAGTGGATATCTAAACGTGGAACACATACCAATCTTCAG GCTGTTCCTGTACCATCATCTCGGGCAACTTCTGTCAAAGATATTTTCAATTTAGCAGCAAAGAAGTTGGGTTTCAAGTTCACAACAGTTGAAA ATGATAATAGTTCTGAAGGACGGAAATTACTGCAGATGCATCTCGATAAGAATCAGAGTTTATTTTATGTGGAAGCTCCTGGGGGAACATTCATGTCGCATGTCATCGAGGAGAATGAAAAATTTCCTGCTCAGTTTGGTCGCGAG GTTCTGGCTGGGTTGTTGAATATAGCCGATAAGGCTGATTGGAGGAATTGCCAACTGACCAAAGATGAAGAAACAAAAATGGCTGACGATTTTAAATGTCGATTTGAGGAGTATGATCCAAACAACTGA